From the Populus nigra chromosome 13, ddPopNigr1.1, whole genome shotgun sequence genome, the window tacaaaaaaaacaaaataatatataatattaaatgggctgggctggtccggccaaaccaactgggccggactcagcccaaaATGGAtcgggccgatttcggcccaaaaaagaaaaactaatgctgccttctgggccaggcccggcccagaaggcagggctgggccaggatccgcctggcccagcaaccaaaacgggcggggggaattattttccccccacccctgcatgcagaacgctatttgttctgcatgcagagaaagaaaaaataaaatgcaagaaatgaaaaagaagaagggttACCTGGAGGGGGCGGTGCGTCCTGCTGTGTTTCTGGCGGTGCTGCGGTCGAGGCCGGTGGCGGCACGGACGGCGGCTCCAGGCGGCGCAGCGGCTGTTTCCAACGGTTCGGTTTGTTTTCTTCGttcttccctttctctttgttttcggtttgcttttcttcttttgtttttggttttgtccTTCCTCTCTTTCTGttcctcttctctttttctcggttccctcctctctttcttctctctcctttGTTCTAACTcttcccctctctctcctccctttcggtttcctttcttcttcttcctctctgttttttttcttcccccgtttttttttcctcagcaTTCTTGGGtcctatttatagagccaagggcGTGGCTTTTTACTCTTCTCATGGGGGCCAGTCGGCTGGTTGGCCATTGGGCGGGACTACCAAGGTTCGGCTCCCCTCGGTTTTCTGGCAGGTgcgcggcgggtggtcggccagTGTGTTCGGTCgttgggctccaggcgagagagtggctggcaaaaaaattcaaaaaaagctTCTTTTCCTCCTTCCCCGCTGCGTGttcgggggaagaagaaagaggaacagtgtcgttcaaaacgacaccgttctgctctttcctttttttttctttttttttttgaatgcatgaaacgacgtcgttttggagaaaacgcgccgtttcatttaaatgtggcgccagaacgcgccaaattccaaatcagcccttaatcatctttttttccttcaattgcatccctgccaatttcggtctccgcccctcttgttggccgtatttttcactttggtccttggcctctaatttatgcaattgagcccttaattgatcaataaacttctaatttcttcaattaagcccctgatttcgTTAATtgcagcccctatacttacgcgccttttccaatttggtccttgatttcggatttcttcaattaagtccctaattggcccttaaacttcaatatttatgcaattaggcccctgatttgacctaataaaatcctaaaaaaaatattttggccccagaacttaaatttcttctaattaaagcccaaattgactaaaaaaacaatttttcttgcaatcaaatcccctataaattcatttaaaaatccaattaagtccataaacatccaaatttgggcttttctcctcaaattccaaattttcctcctcaacagggctctcctccttcaagaatatactgtcaaaaatccaatctttgtatttttaacctcattgaccaattttccgaccattttctgagcgctcctgcctcctgttattttttctaacctcccttggctatatatatatatatatatatatatatatatatatatatattgtggggacccaaaaatgggttacaacaattataaacctattttttaaaaaacaatattatatcaTGTTAACTACTCAAGCCCATAACCCAGATCATTAGACCTGAAACATCCTATCTGGAAAACCCATGAAGCCCAATtcctaaaacaataattttaattatacagaagaattaagaaaatagtatttaaaagaatgagaatcaaaattaaaatacaaaataaattttatatttgattgaagggtgaaattgaaaagaaaaatcaatttagcaataggacaaaaaaagcaaaagaatgaggatcaaaattgacataaaaataaaaaaatgattaaagggttaaattgaaaataaaattcattttaaaaaaaaggaaaaaaaattaaaaaaaaaaaagaatgaggaccaaaatggtaaaaataatataccataaatttgaattgaatgatgaaattgaaaataaattaaacatttataaaagagccaagaaaaaaaattaaaaatcaaaacaatgatgaccaaattgaaaaatataacactataaaattggattgaaggatgaaattgaaaacaaataaagattttacaaaaggagcaaggaaaaaaataaaaaataaggaccaacttgaaaaaaaaaatatgtcaaattggatttgatggatgaaataacaaaacaaataaaatttctataaaaataccaaaaaaaaattaaaatcaaaagaataaggactgaaacttgaaacacaaacaaaaaaagagaggatcaAGCTATACTTTTCgagggagaagaaagaaaagaagaaaaaaaaaggcttattGGCGACTAACCAGATCACCATAGTCAACACGCGCCACTCTACTAGGAAGAGGATGCGGCTAATCTTTCAATGACACTAAGAAAGGGCATTTGTGGACTTGAAGAGGCGTCACACACACTAGGGAGTGTGCTTCTTGTGCCTAACattgtgattattttattttttattttttatatttagtaaatTACCAAATTATCTCTAAACTgacttaataataacaaaaaaaaatcattatgaaaaGACCAAAAAGCCCCATGAttctagttttaaattttttgcttttaacgatattttcataatttattgtgcattttaattgtttattatttttatatttggtctCATACCAAATCATCTCTCAGATTACGTTATAATACcaaaaaaactattgtaaaaatataaaaatattcattgacatcagtttaaatgtttacttccaatgatatttttgtcatcttactttataattaatatgataaaatatttattttttttcaatcaatttaataatgttAAATGAACCCTGTGAAAAAAACCTCAATACTTTTGATAACTAATGTTAAGTATTTtggatgaaaagataaaattattattacactgTAACAAATAGTATTTATGAGTGAGCATATAGTATTTATGAGTGAGCATCTTCAATGCTTTCCCAAAgctttatagctttttttataatttttaattttaattttaattttaattttaatatgatgagaTTTGGGTAAGAGATACTCCTAATTTTCCCATCCTCAGCCCAAAAAAGGGTTTGAACCGATCACTAATATGTTtctaattgaaacaaaaatttgcTATATTCACACAGCAGGGGGTAGAAAGTTAGAAACATAACCACCTCCATTTGCGTTAAGGCTACAAGCACCATCCCAAATGACAATTTGAAGGTTCATTGCTGGTACAGTGAATTGTTTTGAGGTGCAGTGACATTTTTAATCAAGGTTACATGCATTTTGCATATTGACCCTGTGAAAGGAATGCATGATTCCATTGGAAAGCATGACCGCCGCCCCATATTGAGGGTACAATATTACCATCTTTAAAACATTAAACTATGCCGCTAATGATCTGTTGCTCTCTCTCTCGCTAAAAATTATCCTCCCTTATTGAGGGGTTACAAGATCTCCATCGCACATGAGACTCTGTTTCTGACACTCTATCTCTTCCTCTCTCAAAAATTTCATTTCGAATCCCAGGCATTCTGCCATCCTGCATATTGCCTCAGATTGTGGATGGGACGTGTCCCCTGATGAAAACCCATGTAAAGACAAGGAACTGTCAATGCCACCAACATCTACCCAGCTAAATCCTACTTCCTTCTTCACTCCCTTCACTCTCATCCTTTTTCTTACTTTTGCCACCATTTCCCATTTTCCAATCTCAGCATACAAGTTGGACATCAACACATAGGAGCCTGACTCTGTTGGCTCCATCTCCATCAAAGCATCAGCTACCCTCTCTCCCATGTCCACATTCCCGTGTACCCTACATGCTCCTAGCAAGCTTTGCAACACAGACAATCCGGGACCCCCTGGAATATGACTCATCAATCTCTCTGCCTCCTCTAGTCGCCCTGCACGACCCAGCATATCCACCAAACAAGAATAATGCTCCGCTGATGGTTCTATCTGATAGTCTTTAACCATTGAGCCGAAGAGGTGACAGCCCATATCAACCATTCCCCTTCTTCCACAGGCTGTTAATATAGAAAGAAAGGTGATTGAGTCAGGTCTCACCTCAAGCCTCCTCATCTCCTCAAACCAATTCATGACTGATTCATAGTCCCCatgccttgcataggcagagaTGATTGTTGTCCAGGCAAATTGACTTTGCTGAGGCGTCTCCACAAAAACTTTTTGAGACTCACAAATGCTCCCACGCTTTGCATACATATCGAGGAGAGCACTAGAAACAATTGGGTCAGTGTTGAGTCCAAGTTTTATTATCTGAGAGTGGCACCTTTGACCGTATTTTAGAGATACATCCTCGGCAGCACCAATTGCATTCAAGATGCTACCAAATGAGTATTGGTTTGGCTTGGATTCTATAAGTCCTGAGAAGAATGCCCGGATAGCTTCTTGACACAACCCATTGTGTACAAACCCAGAAATTAAAGCATTCCATGCTATGATATCCTGGTACTTAAGCTCTTGAAACACCTTAACTGAGTCTTGCATGGACTTGAACTTAGCATACATGGTGATGATGCTATTAcaaacatttgattttgatgagaaacCGGTCTTTGTACAAAACCCATGAACCATCTTTCCTTGCACAACAAGCTCCCCAATTGTTATAGCATGGATTAAGCCAACAAATGTAACATCATTGGGATAAACCCCGTCTAATCTCATCTCATTAAAGAAAGAGACAGCTTCTGCTTCATCAATAGATATCATCGTAGTCCATGAAACTACATTGCGTTCGTTCATATTTTGGAAGACTAATCTAGCATCTTCAATAACTTGGCATTTAAAATATGTTGAGATCAGAACATTAGACACGGCAACATGCTTCTCATGTCTTGTTTTTATGCTCAAACCATGTATCTGTCTGGCAAGCTCCAAGTTCTTTTCATATCCACAAGCTGAAACTGCACTAGTAAATGAGATTCGATCAAGCTCCATTCCTCCCCGAAACATTTGAAGGAACATTGAAATCGCTTCAAGGCCATAAATACCTTCCTGGCTATACCCTGAAATCATTGCATTCCAAGAAACCAGATCCCTAGTTTTCATTTCCTCGAACACTCTTCTAGCCTCTACTAAATGTCCCCATCTCGAATACATACTTATGAGCGCATTCCCAACGAAAACTTCACAATCAAACCCAAACTTTACAATACAAGAATGCAACTGCAGCCCAATGAGAAAGTAGGCTTCCACATGCCTCCAACAAAAAGAAAGGACTGTAGTATAAGTAACAGCATCGAAAACAACCCCACTTGAATTCATCTTACAAGCAAAACTAAACGCATCTTCACTTGTTTGGCAGCCCGAAAGCACCGTGTTCCAAGAAACAATGTCAGGATGAGTCAAATCCTCAAAGATACATAAAGCTTTGCAAAACTGTCCAGATTTGCAGTACATATTCATTAGCGAATTAGAGACTATAGTGACGTTAACGAACTCATGTATAATGGAAAACCCGTGGATTTGGGATCCGAGTAGTGGGTATCCACGGCAAGCTTTGAGGGCGTTAGCGACAGTAAATTCATCGATATTGTCGATAAAACCCGACAGAAGGTGCTCCTTGATGATTTGAAATGAGAGATTTCGGTGAGGAGTTTTGTCAAGCAAGTTGTGTGCATGGCTGCTCTCGCCAGTTTTGTTAGTGCTAAAACTTCGTTTTATGCAAGGTTTCGCTCTTATTCCAGGGAGGGTTTTGGAAAATTGTTGGCGAAAAATCATTACAAACAGAACCGATTCACCGACTTTAGACATTGACATGGATTAAATAGTCCTGCAATTTCATTGTGGTAAATTTACTGTGTGGTCtctcaagttttaaaatttgattaacaacctctttattttgtgttttagacttattttttaaaaaaatatttttttatttcaaattaattatttttttatattttcatatttttttaatatgctaatgtcaaaaataaattttaaaaaataaaaaaaatattgtttgatgtattttcaaaaaaaaactttaaaaaacaaccgttaacataatactaaacacactctaaattccctttttatttttacatttcaaaagcgtttttaaaaaaatttaaatattttttttttgcttcaaattaatattttttagtattttcagataattttgatacgctgatgtcaaaaataattttaaaaaaattaaaaaatatatttgcatcaaattaatattttttagtgttttttgatcattttaatatgttgatatcaaaaataatttttaaaaaataaaaaaatatatttgatatatttctaaataaaaaaaactctttaaaacaTAACTACAACCATACTTTCAAATACCTTCAACCCTTGCATTTTAGTACTAGACAATATCCATCGCTCTTTCAATTTGTAGTCAGGTGTGATCCTTTCATATATGACTCCTGCTtcttaaatattcattaatgaCAATATAATACCGAACATGATGAATATCGATTTAATTTGACTtgaatgaattgatttttttataattattttatttaatagataatggataagatataaatattgtaaaacTCAACCCAAAACCCGACTCAAacctaacatatatatatatatatatatatatatatatatatatatatatatatgtaaacttTCTCTTTGGGcactaatgatgttttaaaactttCAGGACCACATGATTaactatatatatcaaaatgtaTTGCACACAGAGTAGTGAGCAACGATCATGCATTGGCACAATATGTGAGAAGGGTGGAGAAAGAAAGAACTTTGTGTATCCTTCACTTGGCAAGAAGAACGAGGATCGAAGAAAGGAAAGGAGGGATTCGACCATCTTTTCCTCAGCTATAATTCCAAACCTCCTAGTTTAGATGGATTAGCTTCTATTGTTACATTCCTTagtaattttaatcattttgatgcttTCAACGTGTGCACCGCAGTGCCGAACCAAACATGCTCGTACTCAAGTCTCACCCTTCCCTTACCTTACAATCAAAAAACTTGACGGATTCATACTTTCCCTTATCTCGTCACTATTCCTTGCATCCTTTCTTCTATCCATCCTCCATGAGAAGCTGATTCAACCACTCTCTCTTTGGACACTAATGATTTTGCTATGCGAGAAATTGATGGAtgcttttttatgcctttagtTAAATGTTTCCCTCctcatttttcccttttttctcgCTTCAATTTCTGCCTTTCTATTTGGATATTTTGGGACAGATACCTCGGTTTTTTCAGAATCCGGGACACCAAAGGAACCCCCATGCCAATTGGAAAACAGCACCCAAACAACGTGAACAAGCGACATTACCTATTTTAGAACCAAAACGGCTACTGGATTCACCAGGACATGCAGACCTTACACCACAACACATTTCCATTCAATTAGCCGTTTCTTGGGGTAGAACTAAATGAGGGGGAATATGCACGAAGGAGGAGAGCAGTATTCACATTCTGCAATGCATAAAAGTATCAAGAGAAAGCCAAGCAACCTGCTAATACAAGTAAACTTTGTCTATAAACAAAAACCATTTCTGGATATCAGATGTTAGTATAAATCAGAATTGCATCTTCATCCCTGGAAAGAAACCGGATGCTCTTAAAGGGGGTTAACATCACAGGCAGATAGCATGATCTCAAGTCCCATGCCACTCAGTCCCTGTACTGGAATCCTCGATGTGGACCTGTAAGTTGTTGCTGTGAACTTGGAGAACTGAAGTTTACAGCTTTTAACCCAGCTGAAGTACAGAATTAGTCTGCAATATGCTTGATGCCAAGTCACTAAAAAACCACTACCTGATCATCAAAATGCTCGGGGATTTCAAATTCTGAACCTGAAACATCACCAAGCTCATCCAAAGTGTTCTCAAAGTCCTGGTACAGGTCAGACACATTGcaacaataaaatatgttaTTCCACCAACTCTACCCTTACCCTTCAAAGATGTGGGTTTTTTATGTAGCATTAGTCATGAGCAGGACCATGAAGGGAAATCAATGGAAACTTTTGACGTTTTAATAGAAGACAAACATTTTGGGAAAACTTTTTAGACAGAAGTGCACTGATTTTTTGGACATGGGTAGTAGTCATATTGAAATTTTGAGATGTATGTTTCAGCAATCTTATTACCTCATCGTCAAGGTTGACTGATGAATTCTCCACATGCATGGGCAAAGGATCAGGAACATTTTTATCAGTTTCTAGCATATCCTGCACTTAAGAACTGTGAATATGATAATCGAAACAAAAGGTAAATCTTCATGCAATTACTTTGATAATCAAAACCAATGACAAAACTATGACCAAAGCTCTCAAATTGGTGACTTTACTGGAACACACTATGTAAGCAATACTAAAAAGCAGGAACATGATGTTTCCAGCAAAAAGTAACCAGCTCATTCCCCATTTCAAGTATGTGGCCTCCCAAGTCCAATTGTCtgattcaaataaaatgattaGACAAGTATTACAGCTTCCTAGGACTGGGTCTTTTGGaatgaaggaaaaagaaaaggacatcaCAACTTCTAAACCCAAAGGAGAGATGAGTTATTTGCCAGTTAACAGGTGGAGTTGTGTGATGGAaacaatgattttgaaatatcTAAAATAGGATGTAGAATCCAGTATCAACATGCCCTATACTTAAATATCATGCCATCTGATAGTTGATAAATCATTTTCACGAGTCTAGAAAAATGGCACACCTGCTCATTTGGCCTAATAGAGTTTTCAGACTCTAATGGCACAGGCTTACTTTCTTCTTGGCTCTCCTggtcattgaaaaaacaaagtcCATCAGAATCAAgtacaaaagataaaatttgacaCAGTATTCATGGATCAATCAATATCTTCTGATTATGGAGCTATTCCAATAGATTATGACAACATAAAAAAGGGGCATCTTAGCAATCTAATGATGTATTTGCATTTCAGATCATGTTGCTTCAGACATCTGTCTCACAAATATAGCAATCATACCTCTTCTTCTGGATTAGCGAAAGGGTTTTCAAGCTCCATGTTTAAAGGTTTAAAATCAGGAGTTACCTGCAATAACAACAGATTTATCACTCCAAACAGGAATTTCTAATTGGAAAAGAAATCCTTATGACTCCATGAAACAACCAATAAGAATAATCATATTACTTCATCAACAATCTGCTTGGaaagaaataaagaacaaaaacagcAATGACTCGATACTGGTAATGAATGCTGTCTGACTTGAAAGCAAACTCGGTAGGTAAAGGTACACACCGGTTCATTTTGATTGAAGGAAATATGCCGTCCCCCTTTGCTAAGATCCCTCAAAGTTCCCTTCAAGACAAAAGGCATGGAAAAATGAAATTGGACCAAAAGTAGAAATGGTAAATTCTAACCCATGACCTAGTTAATactaaataaacataaataccTAGAAGAGGACATGCCGTGaatataattattgataatgACATTATCATGTCAGATACAAGCTCACAATTTCAGAATTATGAAGTAAGTGAGCACCTGGAtaaataaaagatcaaatttataGTATACCAAAAATAGGAGGGAAATTCgatttgcaaattatatatcaTATAGAACAATTATGTTTTTACAAGAAAAGATGGCTCATAAACTTGACCAATGACAatcaaaaacaagtaaaaatgcTGTATCAGCACTGTTAACTGTATAGCCAAATCAGCAGATTTACCAACACTTTGATGCCTACCTTATTTGCCCACATAAGGCCACAAGCATTGCAAAGAGTTCTTGGACCAGCTGGTCCCCGTCGCATTGCTGGGGTATCCTTCGCACTAATGCCACAGTGTTGACATCTAAGCAAACTAAAGTAAAATGCAGAAACTTGTAACCACAATAAATCATGCTACATAATCCTTATGAAAGCAAAACACATATTTCAAAGCATGTTTTAGGAAATGATACAAGTGAATGATAAGCTTTGACTCACACAAATTCAGGATTAGGCATGCCGTTGCTAGGTTCCCAGTTGCCAGTATCTGTGCTGTAACAATCATTCGACGATGCAAATTGTCCTTTCTTACGATGCATCCTGGCAGAAAATCAGCTTCTACAATTAATAGTCATTTCAGATGCTGATAGAAGAAAATAAGTGATCTGGAACTCAACACACCCCCTCACAAACATgacgaaaaaagaagaaaaagaaacaaaataacaaagttcAGTTCACCTTATATGCATGGATGCATATTTGTGTCCCTTGGAACCCATTTCTAGTCCTTGAAAGATCATTATAATATGGCCCCGAAAACAGGgatcttgttatttatttaatttactctaTGGCCCCGAAAACAGGgatcttgttatttatttaatttactctCAGCAAGTGTATGCATTTAATGAAATTGCATTCACGCAGAAAAGTCACCACCTTTATTATGACAGAACACATGGAATTTTGCACCTACCTCTGAGCAACCTCTTTTCGGCATGTATA encodes:
- the LOC133671143 gene encoding pentatricopeptide repeat-containing protein At4g32430, mitochondrial, whose protein sequence is MSMSKVGESVLFVMIFRQQFSKTLPGIRAKPCIKRSFSTNKTGESSHAHNLLDKTPHRNLSFQIIKEHLLSGFIDNIDEFTVANALKACRGYPLLGSQIHGFSIIHEFVNVTIVSNSLMNMYCKSGQFCKALCIFEDLTHPDIVSWNTVLSGCQTSEDAFSFACKMNSSGVVFDAVTYTTVLSFCWRHVEAYFLIGLQLHSCIVKFGFDCEVFVGNALISMYSRWGHLVEARRVFEEMKTRDLVSWNAMISGYSQEGIYGLEAISMFLQMFRGGMELDRISFTSAVSACGYEKNLELARQIHGLSIKTRHEKHVAVSNVLISTYFKCQVIEDARLVFQNMNERNVVSWTTMISIDEAEAVSFFNEMRLDGVYPNDVTFVGLIHAITIGELVVQGKMVHGFCTKTGFSSKSNVCNSIITMYAKFKSMQDSVKVFQELKYQDIIAWNALISGFVHNGLCQEAIRAFFSGLIESKPNQYSFGSILNAIGAAEDVSLKYGQRCHSQIIKLGLNTDPIVSSALLDMYAKRGSICESQKVFVETPQQSQFAWTTIISAYARHGDYESVMNWFEEMRRLEVRPDSITFLSILTACGRRGMVDMGCHLFGSMVKDYQIEPSAEHYSCLVDMLGRAGRLEEAERLMSHIPGGPGLSVLQSLLGACRVHGNVDMGERVADALMEMEPTESGSYVLMSNLYAEIGKWEMVAKVRKRMRVKGVKKEVGFSWVDVGGIDSSLSLHGFSSGDTSHPQSEAICRMAECLGFEMKFLREEEIECQKQSLMCDGDLVTPQ
- the LOC133671621 gene encoding GATA transcription factor 19-like; protein product: MIKKMELVNHQRQKKGRKGRDHHNRGVMQIEGVDYDYGYGFDDGMMEMINGGVVEEVRQINTNSNYSGVVIGNRNDRVVETTRTSELTIAFEGEVYVFPAVTPSKVQAVLFLLGEPETSTIAPNSEFFLQQNARSAGDASQGLKFSRRIASLERFREKRKERCFEKKVRYTCRKEVAQRMHRKKGQFASSNDCYSTDTGNWEPSNGMPNPEFVLLRCQHCGISAKDTPAMRRGPAGPRTLCNACGLMWANKGTLRDLSKGGRHISFNQNEPVTPDFKPLNMELENPFANPEEEESQEESKPVPLESENSIRPNEQDMLETDKNVPDPLPMHVENSSVNLDDEDFENTLDELGDVSGSEFEIPEHFDDQVHIEDSSTGTEWHGT